TTAGTTTTCCCTTCATTTAACGACTACTTATTATAATCAAACCATGTTTTCAACTCAGCTAACTCTTTTTCTAtcgtttttattatttcatccaAATTTTTCCctgaaaaaaatagatttgtatCATCAGCACAACTTCTTTAAAATCTCTACATCGGCAGGTTGTTGCAATTCAGGGGTAAATGTGTGACATCAGGATTTATTCAGGCAGATTAATCCTATATTTCGAGGCCTGGATGTATGTTTGTCCGAGCTGAGGGTTACGCCGCTTCCTTGTCTACCTCTGCGTGAATCTGTGACCACACAGCTGTCGGCCTTGTTGACAGATTTGGCCAAAGTGGGGTGCAGGCGCGGGCTCTTGAACTCCATCAGCGACTGAATTGTGTTTTGCTGCAGCAGTCGCTCATTTGGTTTCAGTCCCTGTCAGCAGGGACGGAGCAGGTGTTGACATCTGGTCAACAGAGCCACTAAATAAAAGAAGATAAATTACTTTGGGTGTGGAGGTGTGTTTACACTGGGGGGTGGATCACATAGACaccatatacgtagacgcgtcgttgggcgcaggttcgcacgtcaacgtcaccgccatattgtatgtagcagaaaaaaagttacgttctgttgtagtgaacgtggatcagaaaagatgcctcattcctgtgctgcatggaaatgtattctggctgatttcactactagtatctgccttctataaactaaggctgcaccatgttgccaaactggacacactaaagctgcagagttgcaacactagaaaaaagctgtgcaagaccattttttttcaagaattttagcttgcatacagtacagactgttgtatttagacatagatgtgcacatatatagattttcaagtattataaataagccaaatagctgtgtgattttatatatatatatatatatatatatatatatatatatatatatatatatatatatatatatatatatatctcctcatatatatatatctcctcATATAtatgaggagctcagtcatccggggaggactcagagtagagccgctgctcctccacgtcgagaggagccagtctaggtggctcgggcatctggtcaggatgcctcctggacgcctccctggtgaggtgttccgggcacgtcccaccgtgaggagacccagaggaagacccaggacacgctggagggactatgtctctctgctggcctgggaacgccttgggattcctcctgaggagctggcccaagtggctggggagagggacgtctgggcctccctactgaagctgctacccctgcgacccgaccccggataagcggaagaagacggacggacggagaataaattcaggagaatgaagctaaagggatacaaaaataaactcagaatattccaaaaataaaaacattacgaatacaaagtatattcagagagtaaagtccctctgatactgtttaagtgactgagtaactgcagatttgccacattcaagatggcggacgctctgacgcatcgcagcataggcagaacccgcccaacgacgcgtctactcttatattatgtctatgctgGATCAGCTGAAAAGGGGCCTTTACTTAAACAGCAAAGCGACATGGGGAAACAGAAACGTGTCACAGTTAATTGTTAATGCTTTTAGATTAAAATgaggtttaaaatgtaatcATCTAAATTACATATCATGGATTTGGGGCCTTTTGCTAaaattcaaaaacatgactatacATGTATTTACTTAATGTCTCAGGAGTTCAATTTATGGTACGTGGGCCACTTGTGGCCTTCTGAAAGAATTTGTTCacaaagacaatttaaaaaaaggatccCTCAGATCTCTGTCCTTATTTTTGCAGGATGATAACTGGGGAGAGACCACCACTGTCGTGACGGGCACCTCCGAACACAGCCTCTCCAATGAGGACCTCACCCGCGTCACCAAAGATCTGGAGGAGTCGACGCCGCTGGAGTGCAAGCGCTTCATCGGCCCGGTGCTCGGAGGCTGCCTGAGCTTCTTTGCTCTGATCACGCCGCTGGCCTTCCTCGTCCTGCCGCAGGTGCTGTGGCGAGACGTCCTGGAGCCCTGCGGCACTCCCTGCGAAGGGCTTTACGTCTCCCTCGCCTTCAAGCTCCTGGTCCTGCTCATCTCCTCCTGGGCGCTGTTCCTCCGCCCTCCCCGGGCCACCCTGCCGCGCTTCTTTGTCTTCCGCTGCCTGCTGATGGTGCTGGTGTTCCTGTTCGTGGCGTCCTACTGGCTCTTCTACGGCGTGCGGGTGCTGGAGCCCAGGGAGAGGGACTACCGGGGCATCGTGGAGTATGCCGCCTCCCTGGTGGACGCCCTGCTCTTCATCCAGTACCTGGCTCTGGTGCTGCTGGAGGTCCGACACCTGCAGCCGGCTTTTTGCCTTAAGGTGGTCCGCAGCACGGATGGAGCCAGCAAGTTTTACAACGTGGGTCATCTCAGGTGAGTTGGTGATCCTGGAAACTGGTTCACAGCATAATTAGCTCACaggagctttttatttttcaaatttcagcATATAAATAGTTTAACATATAACATAACTTTAACATATTgtcaaaaatgctttatttttttcattttattggaTAAAGTGTAAGTTCCTAACCCtcgttaaaatgtgtttattttgattgtcctgattttctttgatatttttgtGCACTGTAAGGTACAAGAAGTGTAAATGTAGCGATATGTGCACTGAAAGCTACAATCCAGCTAAACGCTCAAACATCTCCCGGCTAGTGTTTAGGTAGACATAACAATATTGTCTTAGATTATCTCAGAGTAATTTCAGCAAAACAAGACCaatttagttttgtttaaagccgggcgtacactgtacgagtttttcagtcgtggtacttatatacatctcaaactgtgcgagggaaccgcggggtttaaaagttcaccgctcacgatctgtgcggcgcgacgctcggacgagaccggactgctcacactgtacggcgtgtcccctctgggaccgctcgctgtggtggcaggtgacagggacccagagcaggggttcgagcccagctctggcgaagcccgcaggaggcaccgggcgtcaggggaacggaggggagagaggagggaagagatgcaccggcggccgcgcggcacggcaggtcgcccggcccgcccccccaacaagcggaggagtgccgaaacaggcggccagcgcgttgcggaccgcggaggagtgccgaaacaggcggccagcgcgttgcgcggacctgacggctcgccctccctaacaccggccggaggttgcttcagggacgcccgcttccctccctccgctggcggggacggagaggaggggagggcgccccctcgtagctctgcttgaacagcaggatgcgctcacaaaaacctcacgacagccgactgaatttcaaacatgtttgattttcaccgatcgtccgattcctgatctggaggtagtcgtgagaagccagtcccccctcctccccccctctacgatcaagctgaaattcggccgattcaaaaaatgctcgcacgactgaagaatcggcccgaaaaggggaaaaactcgtacagtgtacgcccggcttaagtcaggggtgtccaaactatGGCtcaggggccatttgtggcccctgtgctgattttgtgtggccctccAACTGAATTTCAGGAAAGATTTGGCCGACCAGCGCTGGTGGCTTTTTGCAGATGGAaacatattatttttaattagggtaAATTTATTatagacaagttaaaatcttacaattgaaTGTCTAATTGAATTATCAGTACAACATAGAATATTTGTCTtttacatttgctttaattACATAGTAAATAAggtgacttttactcaaatgcagactttggttcATTACAATATAATCAGAATTCAATAAAATAGGCTAAATACAGTTTAACAATTTCAGTTCTTagaattatcatattttgttggGCAGGGttagtatttttgcttttttttttttcctattttggcCCTCGAGCGCTTTCGAtttaacaattttggcccaatagctaaaaagtttggacaccgctGGTTTAGACTAAGGAATTAAGGCATAAACTGATGATATCAGCAGTTTAAAAGCGTTTCATCTGTAGCCTAACGCCGAGCAACTGAGTAAAGTatggtgtcatctgcataatgCTTAACTCTTAACTCTagacattttctttccaatgccattaataattattttttttaaataaaacagggcATAAGATTGAGCCCTTGGGGAACTCCTGTCAAAGATATTCTACTGAGCAAAAGTGGTTCTCACTAActttgaccaaaaatgaaagtaaTTACTGTCTACGGTAGCTTTCCATGTTTAAGCCTCTTTCAGTAACAAGAAATAATTACGTGTAATTTATCTCAACTGTAAAATAATCTCTAATTTATTCATAAGGCTATTTCATCATGAAGTAACGATGATGCCCTAGGCTTTCCCTTTCACATCTGACACACACCAGAATCTAAAAACAGTTCACCCATGTTCAGACGTTAGAATGAGCTTGTTTCGTCTAATTGTCTTTTAATGTTTAGGACATTCCAGGATTGTAGCTGGAGtccaggaaacattttcagcctCATTCGGTTTATTTTTCTACCGTTTTTCTCTCCCAGAGGAGACGTCTCCACCCCGCTGATCCTGATAGTGATGTTTAATCATAATGTTACTCTGGAATGGgctgtaatttgtttttgttattatttattttattaaataatgtacATGTACATTTAAAGGCAAATGCTTATGTAAATATCTAGTGTTTTTCTGATCGGTTCTGTCCTGTGATTCGTTTTTAGCATCCAGCGAGCCGCCGTCTGGGTGCTGGACCGGTATTACAGCGACTTCTCCGTCTACAACCCTGCCGTGGTCAACCTTCCCAAGTCCATTTTGTCCAAGAAGATGACCGGATTCAAGGTTTACTCCCTGGACGGTGAGTGACAACCGCTGCACCACCACAAACCCTCTGAGATCACTTTCACCTCTGTGATTCTACCACAAAAAGGACGTTATTCCCCCTTTTGTTCTCGCTCGGCTGTGAACGTTTGGATGAAAAAACCTTTCGTGCAAACCTCTAAATCCTCCCTCTGCGTGTGTCGTCTTGCAGAAAGCACCACCAATAACTCCACGGGCCAATCACGGGCCATGATCGCGGCGGCTGCCAGGAGGAGGGATAACTCCCACAACGAGTTTTACTACGAGGAGGCTGAGATGGAGCGCAGGATCCGCAAACGCAAGGCCAGGTCAGAAACGGACCCGAAACGACGTAAAAACCTGAGAACCGGAGTGTAATGAGTTcctttctgtttctttgttcCTGTTTCGGAGCAAACAGGCATGTAGTGACTAGAGAGCAATCATGAGGGCTGCCGTGGATATCATTAAGGTCTTTCCATCATGTAAACTCTGACAATCTGACTTAAAGCCTTCATTTAAATGAGTCACGGTAGTCGTGTTCTCACATGTTCTGGTTGTCGCggctgctgtaaaaaaaagtcagacggCTTTTCACAGCCAAACGTTTTGGTCTTCTTCTTTCTTGGGGGGGAAAAACTCGACTGATTGGCAGTCTGCCGCCTCAGAGCAGCGGTACATGCTGTACAAACGCGTTTCCTAACCATCCTGAATGATGAGTTTAAtctggaaattatttttttgctgtctgTTTATTTAGAGCAAAGGGATTGTTTTCAGAGGAACACGtagtttcagttttgtttaCCCCAGTTGAACTGTTTAACTTGAAAATCGCTGTTATATAActccaacctttttttttttgtcaatgctTGTATGTAACACCCCACTAAAATGCGTAGAAATGCACTTAAAACAGATAATTATATTCCTGGTTGTAGTTGGCTTGATCCAAAGTTAGAGtgccttgcattttttttttttttcaaattaggACCTCAAACTTTGGCTGAATTATAagtaatagaccaacacaagggAATAGGTAATTGCTAAGAGGAAgggaaattatatatatatttttttttacagattagcATCATGTGCATTCCTTTTAAGAAATTCCAGTGCAACAAAATGTCTTGTAAAATCACCTTGCAAGTGATTTAATTTCTGTATAAACACAGTTCTGtgatggcctcagaggtttcttAGATAACTTTAGTGAACAGTGATCAGAGATGCTGCCAGGAGGCTCATGGcaactctggaagagctgcagagatccgcagCTCAGGTGTGAGAATCTGTTGAGAATATGATGGAAAACTTGAGTAGTTGTGACTTTTTCATACCGGGGTTTACCGTGAAACCCGTAACTGGCCCATGCCTACTTGACAGTACAGCTAATTGTAACAAATGT
This genomic window from Fundulus heteroclitus isolate FHET01 chromosome 6, MU-UCD_Fhet_4.1, whole genome shotgun sequence contains:
- the vangl2 gene encoding vang-like protein 2, coding for MDNESQYSGYSYKSSHSRSSRKHRDRRDRHRSKSRDSSSRGDKSVTIQTPGEPLLDAESTRGDDRDDNWGETTTVVTGTSEHSLSNEDLTRVTKDLEESTPLECKRFIGPVLGGCLSFFALITPLAFLVLPQVLWRDVLEPCGTPCEGLYVSLAFKLLVLLISSWALFLRPPRATLPRFFVFRCLLMVLVFLFVASYWLFYGVRVLEPRERDYRGIVEYAASLVDALLFIQYLALVLLEVRHLQPAFCLKVVRSTDGASKFYNVGHLSIQRAAVWVLDRYYSDFSVYNPAVVNLPKSILSKKMTGFKVYSLDESTTNNSTGQSRAMIAAAARRRDNSHNEFYYEEAEMERRIRKRKARLVVAVEEAFTHIKRLHEDEVASSPKHPREVMDPREAAQAIFAPMARAMQKYLRTTRQQAFHSMESILTHLQFCITHNMTPKAFLERYLTPGPTMQYQQQSGRGRQWTLVSEEPVTSGIRQGLVFSLRRLDFSLVVTVTPLPFLRLGEEFIDPKSHKFVMRLQSETSV